The Marinitoga hydrogenitolerans DSM 16785 genome includes the window TGGAATGGAATACAAAGTTAAAGAATTAATAGAAGAAAAAGCAAAATTATATGACAAAGAAAAAATGTTTGGTAAGATATTAATACCAGAGGAAAGTGAGATTGATTTAACAAATAAAAAAACCGATAGAATTGTTGTTTCTGAAGAAGCTCAAGTTTTTGTGAAAAATGGAGAAAATGTAAAAAAAGGAGATTTACTTGCTGAAGAACCTCCTGTAATTGTAAAAAATGCAGGAATAATCTCTGAAATTAAAAATTTTAGAAAAATAATTGTTGAAACGAAAGATAAAAAATTTACAAAAACTTTCTTAATTCCTGAAAGCGCTAAAATAATTGGTGGTTTAAAAGTGAATTCAAGAATTCATGCTGGCATTCCTTTAGCAAGAGAAGATGGATATGAAGCGGATTTAGATGGTATTATTATTTCTGTTGAAAAATTGAAAAGAGTTACTATACAAACAGAAAATAATACAAAGGATGTTTATTTAATATTTAAAGATAATTTTGACTCTGCAGCTTTTAGAAAAGGTACATATGTTGAGAAAGGCCAAATTTTGGGAAATAAACGACAATATAAAGCAAAGTCTTCTGGAAAAGTCGAAATAAGAGATTTTGCATCAAGAAAAGAGATCATAATTTTAAAAACAAAGATTTCAAGATTATTCCCAGGTTATATGTTTATTGAAATGATTTTAAATAAAGAAACACAAGAAATGGTTAAAAATATCCCTTATGTTATTAATTTCATAAATATCGGTGGAACTCCTGTTCAATTAAAAACCAAAGAAGTAAAAGCATTATTGAGATTAACAGGAGAAGAAGGATATGAAGTAAAAGAAAGTAAATTAAGAGCTGATTACGTAATTGGCGAACATGTAAGAATAATTAATGGACCATTTGAATTCTTTACTGGTAAGATAACTAATATCGATCTACACAAACAAACTGTTAAAGTAACTATAAATATGTTTGGTAGAGAAACAGAAGTAGAATTAGGTTTAACTGAAATAGAAAAAATTGATTGATAATGGTGGGAGGGTTACCCCGCTAATACCACAAAGGAGGGAAACATATGGCAAAAAAAGTTGCTAGATTAGTAAAATTACAGTTGCCTGCAGGTAAAGCTACACCTGCTCCACCAGTTGGTCCAGCTTTAGGACAACATGGTGTTAATTTGATGGAATTTTGTAAAAAGTTTAATGCTGCAACAGCAGACAAAGCTGGAATGATTATTCCTGTTGAAATTACTGTTTATGAAGACAGATCTTTTACATTTACTTTAAAAACCCCCCCAGCATCTTTCTTGATATTACAAGCTGCTGGATTAAAAAAAGGTGCTTCAAATCCAGGTAGGGAAATCGTTGGAAAAATTACATTGTCTCAAGTGAAAGAAATAGCAGAAATCAAAATGCCCGATTTAAATGCAAAAACAATAGAAGCAGCTATGGAAATAATAAAAGGTACTGCAAGAAATATGGGCATTGAAGTAGTCGAAGGTTAAGGGGGTGTATGCGAATGTCAAAACATGGAAAAAGATATTTGGAAGCAAAAAAATTAATCGATAGAGAAAAATTTTATACTCTAGATGAGGCTTTAGAATTAATTCCTAAAATTGCTAATGCTAAATTTGATGAAAGCATAGAATTGCACATGGTTCTAGGTATAGATCCAAGAAAAAACGATCAACAAGTAAGAGGTAATATTTCATTACCGCATGGAACAGGTAAAAAGGTAAGAATTTTAGTTTTTGCAAAAGGTGAAAAAGTTCAAGAAGCTTTAGATGCTGGCGCAGATTATGCTGGCTCCGATGAATTTATTCAAAAAATACAAGGTGGATGGACAGATTTTGATATTGCTATCGCCACACCTGATATGATGAGAGAAATTGGAAGATTAGGTAAAATTTTAGGTCCAAGAGGATTAATGCCATCACCAAAATCCGGTACAGTTACAAATGATGTTGCTGATGCTGTAAAAGCTTTTAAAGCCGGAAAAATCGAAGTAAGGAATGACAAAACTGGTAATTTACACGTTGCTGTTGGTAAAAAATCTTTTGATTCTTCAAAGTTAAAGGAAAATATTGTAGAAGCTATACAACAGATTGAAAAAATGAGACCATCTGGAGCAAAAGGTAAATTTATAAGAAAAGTAGCATTAGCTCCTACAATGGGTCCTGGATTGAAATTAAACGTTTCTGAATTTTTAACTGAAAAGTAATAATCATTGTGTTATAATACTCACGTGAATATGTACTGAAGACAGCAGGTATATATAATGTGGTGAAAACCCGCCTGCCGAGGTACGCTGAAGATAAAACAATAAATGTTTTAGTGCTTCTGCGGTCCTCGGGACCGCAGATTTTTTTAGAGGAGGTGTGAGTCGGTGTTAACAAGAGCTCAAAAAGCTGAGTTGTTAAAAGAATTAGAAAGCGTTTTTAAAGATTCTTCAATAGTTACTTTTGTAGACTTTAAAGGTATGACTGTAGCACAATCTAATGCATTTAGAGGTGAATTATATAAGAAATTTGAAAATAAGGTAACCTTCAAAATTACAAGAAATGCATTGATTAAAACAGCAATTAAAAATGCTGGATTAAATTTAGAAGATTTCGAAAAATTCTTAGAAGGCAACACTGCACTTCTTTACACTAAAGAAGCGGATCCAATTGAGACATTAAAAGTTTTAGTTGAATTCAAAAAGAAAAACAAATTAGATGTTCCTGTAATTAAAGCCGGTGTTTTAGAAGGTAAAATCTTTACTGCTGAAGAAGCGGAAGAATTGGCAAAATTACCTTCCAAAGAACAATTACTTGCTATGTTGGTTGGTGGCTTAAACGCTCCTATTTCCGGTTTAGTTGGCGCATTAGGTGGAATATTAAGAAAATTCTTATATGCTTTAAATGCTATAAGAGAAGAAAAAGAGAAACAATAAGACAGATTTTATAAAAACAGTATTTAAGAAATTTCAGGAGGTGTTTTGGAATGACAAGAGAAGAATTAATTCAAGCAATTAAAGAAATGACTGTAGCAGAATTAGCAGAATTAGTAAAGGCTTTAGAAGATGAATTTGGTGTATCAGCAGCAGCTCCAGTTGCAGTAGCAGCAGCTCCAGTTGCAGCAGCAGCAGCTGAAGAAGAAAAAGATTCATTTGATGTTGTATTAAAAAGCTTTGGTGCTAAAAAGA containing:
- a CDS encoding transcription termination/antitermination NusG family protein; the protein is MRKKWYILQTFSGMEYKVKELIEEKAKLYDKEKMFGKILIPEESEIDLTNKKTDRIVVSEEAQVFVKNGENVKKGDLLAEEPPVIVKNAGIISEIKNFRKIIVETKDKKFTKTFLIPESAKIIGGLKVNSRIHAGIPLAREDGYEADLDGIIISVEKLKRVTIQTENNTKDVYLIFKDNFDSAAFRKGTYVEKGQILGNKRQYKAKSSGKVEIRDFASRKEIIILKTKISRLFPGYMFIEMILNKETQEMVKNIPYVINFINIGGTPVQLKTKEVKALLRLTGEEGYEVKESKLRADYVIGEHVRIINGPFEFFTGKITNIDLHKQTVKVTINMFGRETEVELGLTEIEKID
- the rplK gene encoding 50S ribosomal protein L11, which produces MAKKVARLVKLQLPAGKATPAPPVGPALGQHGVNLMEFCKKFNAATADKAGMIIPVEITVYEDRSFTFTLKTPPASFLILQAAGLKKGASNPGREIVGKITLSQVKEIAEIKMPDLNAKTIEAAMEIIKGTARNMGIEVVEG
- the rplA gene encoding 50S ribosomal protein L1 produces the protein MSKHGKRYLEAKKLIDREKFYTLDEALELIPKIANAKFDESIELHMVLGIDPRKNDQQVRGNISLPHGTGKKVRILVFAKGEKVQEALDAGADYAGSDEFIQKIQGGWTDFDIAIATPDMMREIGRLGKILGPRGLMPSPKSGTVTNDVADAVKAFKAGKIEVRNDKTGNLHVAVGKKSFDSSKLKENIVEAIQQIEKMRPSGAKGKFIRKVALAPTMGPGLKLNVSEFLTEK
- the rplJ gene encoding 50S ribosomal protein L10; protein product: MLTRAQKAELLKELESVFKDSSIVTFVDFKGMTVAQSNAFRGELYKKFENKVTFKITRNALIKTAIKNAGLNLEDFEKFLEGNTALLYTKEADPIETLKVLVEFKKKNKLDVPVIKAGVLEGKIFTAEEAEELAKLPSKEQLLAMLVGGLNAPISGLVGALGGILRKFLYALNAIREEKEKQ
- the rplL gene encoding 50S ribosomal protein L7/L12; this encodes MTREELIQAIKEMTVAELAELVKALEDEFGVSAAAPVAVAAAPVAAAAAEEEKDSFDVVLKSFGAKKINVIKVVREITGLGLKEAKDLVEKAGTPDAVVKEGATKDEAEELKKKLEDAGAEVELK